A genomic window from Exiguobacterium acetylicum DSM 20416 includes:
- a CDS encoding flagellar brake protein codes for MMEIGDLVMLSNSEDRQGRSKVTAVTNRLIWIEAPSEVATLKTFILSEQEEVSFYFFKEKGKLFGFDTVVVERQNDPLRGQRYALKRPKDDQIERIQRRQFVRVPQILDVAVHPHKTHFEPFTTVTLDLSAGGMMILSDQLPVQKEEEVEMTFILPTGEGVSSTLDVVAELVRIDRREERYELAFQFTMIPDRSRELVLRHCYQMQMKSSRRGMNPFT; via the coding sequence ATGATGGAAATTGGGGATTTGGTAATGCTTTCGAATAGTGAGGATCGACAAGGTCGCTCAAAGGTGACGGCCGTGACGAATCGATTGATTTGGATTGAAGCACCGAGTGAGGTCGCGACACTGAAGACATTCATCTTGTCAGAGCAAGAAGAAGTGTCCTTTTATTTCTTTAAGGAGAAGGGCAAATTATTTGGATTTGATACGGTCGTCGTTGAACGACAAAATGATCCACTTCGCGGTCAACGATATGCTTTGAAACGACCGAAGGATGATCAAATCGAACGCATCCAACGACGTCAGTTCGTCCGAGTACCGCAAATACTCGATGTCGCTGTACACCCTCATAAAACACATTTCGAGCCGTTTACGACTGTGACGCTCGATCTATCGGCTGGAGGGATGATGATCTTGTCGGATCAATTACCGGTTCAAAAAGAGGAAGAGGTGGAAATGACATTCATTTTGCCTACTGGTGAGGGTGTATCAAGTACACTAGACGTCGTCGCTGAACTCGTCCGAATTGATCGGCGCGAAGAACGATACGAATTAGCTTTCCAATTTACGATGATTCCCGACCGAAGTCGTGAGCTTGTATTGCGTCACTGTTATCAAATGCAAATGAAAAGTTCAAGAAGGGGCATGAATCCATTCACCTGA
- a CDS encoding NAD(P)H-dependent glycerol-3-phosphate dehydrogenase, with translation MTKIAVIGAGSWGTALSLVLADNDQEVMLYGREQTNVDRINEHHENAQFLPGVMLPQSLKATTDLKVAVEGATHILIVTPSSAIRSVSRQLNDLLTEPVVLIHASKGIEPKTHLRLSELIEEEVDPAKRKAVCVLTGPSHAEEVALRKPTTVTIASDDLEEAGRVQELFTNENFRVYLNADIIGAELGGALKNIIALAAGMTDGLGYGDNAKAALITRGMVEIARLGTMLGANPMTFTGLTGMGDLIVTCTSVHSRNWRAGNAIGRGEKLETVLENMGMVVEGVRATQAAYDLAETKQCELPITSALYHVLFDGHTPEEEVKKLMQRPQKNEIEHLFTTKD, from the coding sequence ATGACCAAAATCGCTGTCATCGGAGCGGGAAGCTGGGGAACAGCGCTCTCGCTCGTTCTAGCCGATAATGATCAGGAAGTCATGCTTTACGGTCGTGAACAAACAAACGTCGACCGCATCAATGAACATCATGAAAATGCGCAATTTTTGCCGGGGGTTATGTTACCACAATCATTGAAGGCGACGACGGATCTTAAAGTGGCGGTTGAAGGTGCAACACATATCTTGATTGTCACACCGTCCTCTGCGATTCGTTCGGTTTCCCGACAATTGAATGACTTGTTGACGGAACCAGTCGTTCTGATTCATGCATCAAAAGGAATTGAGCCAAAGACCCATCTTCGGTTGTCAGAATTAATCGAAGAAGAGGTCGATCCTGCGAAACGCAAGGCGGTTTGTGTCTTGACGGGTCCTTCGCATGCCGAAGAGGTCGCGTTACGTAAACCAACGACAGTGACCATTGCATCGGATGATTTAGAAGAGGCTGGTCGTGTACAGGAGCTGTTTACGAATGAAAACTTCCGCGTCTATCTAAATGCGGATATCATTGGAGCCGAACTTGGTGGGGCGCTCAAAAATATCATTGCGCTTGCCGCAGGTATGACGGATGGTCTCGGTTACGGGGACAATGCCAAAGCAGCATTGATTACGCGTGGAATGGTTGAAATCGCCCGTCTCGGTACGATGCTTGGAGCTAACCCAATGACGTTCACTGGATTGACGGGAATGGGTGACTTGATTGTTACTTGTACATCGGTTCATAGTCGAAATTGGCGTGCGGGGAATGCCATCGGTCGCGGTGAAAAGTTAGAGACGGTGCTAGAAAACATGGGAATGGTCGTCGAAGGTGTTCGTGCAACCCAAGCGGCATATGATTTGGCGGAGACGAAACAGTGTGAACTCCCAATCACTTCTGCCCTCTACCATGTTCTCTTTGACGGTCATACACCGGAAGAAGAAGTCAAAAAGTTGATGCAACGACCACAGAAAAATGAGATCGAGCATCTCTTCACGACGAAAGATTAA
- the der gene encoding ribosome biogenesis GTPase Der translates to MAIPVVAIVGRPNIGKSTIFNRVIGDRVSIVEDKPGVTRDRIYGTGEWLNRHFHLIDTGGIEVGDEPLLQMMRHQAELAIDEADVIIFMVNGREGITAADEEVANMLFRSNKPVVVAVNKVDNFEMRDLMYEFYSLGFGDLFPISGTHGLGLGDLLDRVLELAPDKEELEYDESTIKFALIGRPNVGKSSMTNSILGEERVIVSNIAGTTRDAIDTPFTRDEQEYVIIDTAGMRKRGKVYESTERFSVMRAQKAIERADVVCVVLDGEEGIIEQDKKVAGYAHEAGRAVIIVVNKWDAVEKDDKTMKKMQEEIREEFRFLDYAPIVFVSAKTKRRLQTLLPVIQQAAHSHAQRIQTSVLNDVIVDAVAMNPAPTDKGVRLRINYATQVASRPPTFVLFVNDPELLHFSYKRYLENRIREAFDFTGTPIRILARQKQ, encoded by the coding sequence ATGGCAATTCCAGTCGTGGCGATCGTAGGTCGCCCAAATATCGGAAAGTCGACGATTTTTAACCGGGTGATTGGAGATCGGGTTTCAATCGTAGAAGACAAGCCAGGCGTTACCCGCGACCGTATTTACGGAACTGGAGAATGGCTGAATCGTCATTTTCATTTGATTGATACAGGTGGAATCGAAGTCGGGGATGAGCCCCTACTTCAAATGATGCGTCATCAGGCGGAGCTCGCCATTGATGAAGCGGATGTCATCATTTTCATGGTGAACGGACGCGAAGGAATCACAGCAGCGGATGAGGAAGTCGCGAACATGTTGTTCCGTTCGAACAAACCAGTCGTCGTAGCTGTCAACAAAGTCGATAACTTTGAAATGCGTGATTTAATGTATGAATTTTACTCCCTTGGATTCGGAGACTTGTTCCCGATTTCTGGTACGCATGGTCTTGGTCTAGGTGACTTACTCGACCGTGTCCTTGAACTGGCACCAGATAAAGAAGAATTAGAATATGACGAAAGCACGATCAAGTTTGCCTTGATTGGTCGTCCGAACGTCGGGAAATCAAGTATGACGAACTCGATTCTCGGTGAAGAACGCGTCATCGTCTCAAACATCGCCGGTACGACACGCGATGCAATCGATACACCGTTTACGCGAGATGAGCAAGAATACGTCATCATCGATACGGCAGGGATGCGAAAACGCGGGAAAGTCTATGAATCAACAGAACGTTTCAGCGTCATGCGTGCTCAAAAAGCAATCGAACGGGCAGACGTCGTCTGTGTCGTGCTTGATGGCGAAGAAGGCATCATCGAGCAAGATAAAAAAGTGGCGGGATATGCGCACGAAGCAGGTCGCGCGGTCATCATTGTCGTCAATAAATGGGATGCTGTCGAAAAAGATGATAAGACGATGAAAAAGATGCAAGAAGAGATTCGGGAAGAATTCCGTTTCCTTGACTACGCACCAATCGTCTTCGTCTCAGCGAAAACTAAACGTCGTTTGCAGACGTTGTTACCAGTCATTCAACAAGCAGCGCACAGTCATGCGCAACGGATTCAGACAAGCGTCTTGAACGATGTCATCGTTGACGCTGTTGCGATGAACCCGGCGCCGACGGATAAAGGGGTTCGTCTTCGGATCAACTATGCGACTCAAGTCGCGTCACGTCCGCCAACGTTCGTCTTGTTCGTCAATGATCCAGAATTGCTGCACTTCTCTTATAAACGATATCTTGAGAATCGGATTCGGGAAGCATTTGATTTTACAGGTACACCAATCCGGATTTTAGCTCGTCAAAAACAATAA
- a CDS encoding polyprenyl synthetase family protein — protein sequence MSLHSIYRDVTKEVNLVDRFLISHIASEEPTIDAAGKQLLKAGGKRIRPAFVLLASKFGEADRDELIRVAASLELVHMASLVHDDVIDDAELRRGKPTVMQYFDEEVALYSGNYLFGEAIRLIGEVGKPELVQVMVHTMREICEGEIEQIYDQYDWEQSIKRYIKRIERKTAILIEASCHLGAIVANCSAADTKALRLFGRDIGLAFQIADDLLDFTANRTELGKPVAEDLRHGHKTLPVFYGAEDAVFYERLSKIESMPTHEEVAPLLSFLQTSGALERTQQTVDHYIHRAIKRLEPLPKSSAKRSLEEVARYVGKRKG from the coding sequence ATGTCACTGCATTCCATATACCGTGATGTCACGAAGGAAGTTAATTTAGTCGATCGTTTTCTGATCAGTCATATCGCTTCTGAGGAACCAACGATCGATGCGGCTGGAAAGCAACTGTTGAAGGCTGGTGGAAAACGGATTCGACCGGCATTCGTATTGTTAGCGTCTAAATTCGGTGAGGCAGATCGGGATGAGCTGATTCGTGTGGCGGCAAGTCTTGAACTTGTCCATATGGCGTCACTTGTTCATGACGATGTCATTGATGATGCGGAACTACGACGAGGAAAACCGACCGTCATGCAATATTTCGATGAAGAAGTAGCATTGTATTCCGGGAATTATTTGTTTGGAGAGGCGATTCGGTTGATCGGTGAAGTCGGAAAGCCGGAACTTGTCCAAGTGATGGTCCATACGATGCGTGAAATTTGTGAAGGTGAGATTGAACAAATCTACGACCAATATGATTGGGAACAGTCGATTAAGCGCTACATCAAACGGATTGAACGAAAAACCGCCATTCTCATCGAAGCGAGTTGCCACCTGGGTGCAATTGTTGCGAACTGTTCTGCAGCCGATACGAAAGCGTTACGGTTGTTTGGACGAGATATCGGACTCGCTTTTCAAATTGCTGACGATTTACTTGATTTCACCGCGAATCGCACAGAACTTGGTAAGCCAGTAGCAGAGGATTTGCGTCATGGACACAAAACGTTACCTGTCTTTTATGGTGCAGAAGATGCTGTCTTTTATGAACGTCTTTCAAAAATTGAGAGTATGCCAACACATGAAGAAGTCGCACCCTTATTATCGTTTCTTCAAACTTCAGGAGCTCTTGAACGAACGCAACAAACAGTCGATCATTATATCCACCGTGCCATCAAACGTCTTGAACCCTTACCTAAATCCTCAGCTAAGCGTTCACTTGAAGAAGTCGCACGCTACGTTGGAAAACGAAAAGGATGA
- the prsW gene encoding glutamic-type intramembrane protease PrsW has translation MVQIVFSGVAPGIALLTYFYLRHEHESEPVGYILRSFIFGILLVFPLMFIDYIVQTEFGGREEVQLIRTAITEEFAKWFVVFYTVYIHQRFNDYYDGIIYAVACSLGFATLENILYLMVNGTVEHMLFRALLPVSGHALFAVIMGFFMGMAKFSPHPYRWLSLSIALPVFAHILFNLLILENGGISFLPIVFMVILWTIGLFQVRGANRLNRRFKRKKQHSDGIE, from the coding sequence GTGGTTCAAATCGTTTTCTCCGGAGTTGCCCCAGGCATCGCACTCCTAACTTATTTTTATCTACGTCACGAACATGAATCGGAGCCAGTCGGCTATATTCTTCGAAGTTTCATTTTCGGTATTTTACTTGTCTTTCCCTTGATGTTCATCGACTATATCGTCCAGACAGAGTTTGGTGGGCGTGAAGAGGTACAGTTGATTCGAACAGCTATCACGGAAGAATTCGCCAAATGGTTTGTCGTCTTTTATACGGTCTATATCCATCAACGGTTTAATGATTATTACGACGGGATCATCTACGCGGTAGCCTGTTCACTTGGGTTCGCAACGCTTGAGAATATTTTATATCTGATGGTGAATGGAACAGTCGAACATATGCTGTTCCGTGCACTCTTACCAGTATCTGGTCATGCTTTGTTTGCGGTCATCATGGGATTCTTCATGGGCATGGCGAAATTCTCGCCTCATCCTTATCGCTGGTTGTCCCTCTCGATTGCGCTTCCGGTATTTGCGCATATCTTATTTAATTTGTTAATATTGGAAAATGGTGGTATATCTTTTTTGCCAATCGTCTTCATGGTCATCCTATGGACGATTGGATTATTTCAAGTACGAGGTGCCAATCGTTTAAATCGGCGATTCAAACGAAAAAAACAACATTCAGATGGCATCGAATAG
- a CDS encoding lysophospholipid acyltransferase family protein has product MKRQDTVYRIARFVVWVIAKTVFRLKVTGQENIPKDGSLLVCANHSSNWDPVFLVSAIPPKRAVRYMAKEELFKVPALKQLMIAAGTYPVGRGQGDRQALKRTIELLNSDETVGIFPEGTRSEPGEFTAAQPGVGFFALRSNAQILPIAIIGSYRPFKRMHVAVGKPVDISDLRDQRGAAKAISDRIMDEIKSVYFNHA; this is encoded by the coding sequence ATGAAACGTCAAGATACCGTTTACCGGATTGCGCGGTTTGTCGTCTGGGTCATTGCGAAAACTGTCTTCCGATTGAAAGTGACAGGGCAAGAAAATATTCCGAAAGACGGTTCCTTACTCGTCTGTGCCAATCACAGCTCGAACTGGGACCCGGTTTTCCTCGTCAGCGCGATTCCGCCAAAACGTGCGGTTCGTTACATGGCAAAAGAAGAACTGTTCAAAGTTCCTGCCTTGAAACAATTAATGATTGCAGCAGGAACATATCCTGTCGGTCGCGGTCAAGGAGATCGTCAAGCTTTAAAACGGACGATTGAACTATTGAATTCAGATGAGACGGTCGGTATTTTCCCAGAAGGAACACGTTCCGAACCAGGTGAATTTACAGCAGCACAACCAGGAGTTGGGTTCTTTGCGTTACGATCGAATGCTCAGATTTTACCGATTGCCATCATCGGATCTTATCGTCCGTTCAAACGGATGCACGTCGCGGTCGGAAAACCGGTTGATATTTCGGATTTACGTGACCAGCGGGGGGCAGCGAAAGCGATTTCTGACCGAATCATGGACGAAATCAAATCCGTCTACTTCAATCACGCTTAA
- the rpsA gene encoding 30S ribosomal protein S1, with protein MVEEMKDMPDFEIHRDQVVTGMVVKIEDKQALIDIGYKTEAILPISEVSSLHLDDIRGVLNVGDELQVKVKKITDEEVVVSKREIDALKAWEQVEEKYKSGEIFEVVVKDIVKGGLVVDIGVRGFIPASLVERHYVEDFSDYIGRSIEVKVVELDQEKNRVILSHKAVVEGELNAKKKETLENLEVGQILEGTVQRLTDFGAFVDIGGVDGLVHISEMAHHRVERPSDIVTEGQKVEVKVLGVDRDTEKVKLSIKETQPGPWQQMEGKIEAGDIVKGRVRRLVQFGAFIELAPQVEGLLHISQIANRHIGSPSEVLEEGQEIEAKVLEVRLDEHKISLSTRVLEEEESSADDYSDYTNQSEGFSVADLTEDDSDQKE; from the coding sequence ATGGTCGAAGAAATGAAAGATATGCCTGATTTTGAAATTCATCGGGACCAGGTAGTTACCGGAATGGTCGTGAAAATTGAAGACAAGCAAGCACTCATTGATATCGGATATAAAACAGAAGCCATCTTACCGATCAGCGAAGTATCGAGTCTTCATCTCGATGATATTCGTGGCGTGCTGAACGTCGGAGATGAACTACAAGTGAAGGTCAAGAAAATCACGGATGAAGAGGTCGTCGTCTCGAAACGAGAAATCGACGCGCTCAAAGCGTGGGAGCAAGTAGAAGAAAAGTATAAATCAGGTGAGATCTTTGAAGTTGTCGTCAAGGACATCGTCAAAGGTGGACTCGTCGTTGATATCGGTGTCCGCGGATTCATTCCGGCGTCACTCGTCGAACGGCATTATGTCGAAGATTTCTCGGATTATATCGGTCGTTCGATCGAAGTCAAGGTCGTTGAACTCGATCAAGAGAAGAACCGTGTCATTCTCTCGCACAAAGCTGTCGTTGAAGGCGAATTGAACGCGAAGAAAAAAGAGACACTCGAAAATTTAGAAGTAGGTCAAATCCTCGAAGGTACAGTCCAACGTTTAACGGACTTTGGTGCTTTCGTTGATATCGGTGGCGTCGACGGTCTCGTTCATATCTCGGAGATGGCACACCACCGTGTCGAACGTCCTTCGGATATCGTCACGGAAGGTCAAAAAGTCGAAGTCAAAGTACTTGGTGTCGACCGTGATACGGAAAAAGTCAAGTTATCGATCAAGGAAACACAACCTGGTCCATGGCAACAGATGGAAGGGAAGATCGAAGCTGGCGATATCGTCAAAGGGCGTGTGCGTCGTCTCGTCCAGTTCGGGGCCTTCATCGAACTTGCGCCGCAAGTAGAAGGACTTTTGCACATTTCGCAAATCGCGAACCGTCATATCGGTTCACCTTCGGAAGTACTCGAAGAAGGACAGGAAATCGAGGCGAAAGTACTAGAAGTGCGTCTTGACGAGCATAAGATTTCGCTATCAACACGTGTTCTTGAAGAGGAAGAATCATCCGCTGACGATTACTCGGATTATACGAATCAATCAGAAGGATTCTCGGTCGCTGACTTGACTGAGGACGATTCTGATCAGAAAGAATAA
- a CDS encoding HU family DNA-binding protein — MNKTELIQAVVEKSGLTKKDVTKVVESTFESITETLQSGEKVQLIGFGNFEVRERAARKGRNPRTKEDIEIPASKVPAFKPGKALKDAVK; from the coding sequence ATGAACAAAACTGAACTCATTCAAGCAGTTGTCGAAAAATCAGGTCTTACAAAAAAAGACGTGACGAAAGTTGTTGAATCAACATTCGAATCGATCACTGAGACACTTCAGTCTGGAGAGAAAGTCCAATTGATTGGATTTGGTAACTTCGAAGTCCGTGAGCGTGCAGCCCGTAAAGGTCGCAACCCACGTACAAAAGAAGATATCGAGATTCCAGCAAGCAAAGTACCTGCCTTCAAACCAGGTAAAGCATTGAAAGATGCTGTGAAGTAA
- a CDS encoding demethylmenaquinone methyltransferase: MQAKDKEKKVYEVFQSISTNYDQMNSVISFRLHKLWRRETMRRMQVFPGAKCLDLCCGTADWTIQLAKAAGPTGVIKGLDFSENMLRVGVEKVEALDMKNIELIHGNAMDLPFGDNSFDYVTIGFGLRNVPDYLQVIKEMHRVLKPGGTVVCLETSQPTAPLFREAYSLYFGKIMPQVGRLLAKSYDQYNWLQESTEVFLDRVELKQLFEQAGFMQVEVKAFAGGAAAMHLGKKW; encoded by the coding sequence GTGCAGGCAAAAGATAAAGAAAAAAAAGTATATGAAGTGTTTCAATCGATATCAACGAACTATGATCAAATGAATTCAGTCATCAGCTTCCGACTGCATAAACTATGGAGACGCGAGACGATGCGCCGGATGCAAGTCTTCCCAGGCGCTAAATGTCTCGATCTTTGCTGTGGGACAGCGGACTGGACGATTCAACTGGCGAAAGCAGCCGGTCCGACAGGGGTCATCAAAGGACTTGATTTTTCAGAAAACATGCTGAGAGTCGGCGTCGAGAAGGTAGAAGCGCTCGATATGAAAAACATCGAATTGATTCACGGAAATGCGATGGATCTACCGTTCGGTGATAACTCGTTCGATTATGTGACGATTGGTTTTGGTCTACGCAACGTACCGGATTATCTACAAGTCATCAAAGAGATGCATCGTGTCTTAAAACCAGGTGGAACGGTCGTCTGTCTCGAGACGAGTCAACCGACTGCGCCACTTTTCCGCGAAGCATATTCATTGTACTTCGGGAAAATCATGCCTCAGGTCGGGCGATTGCTTGCGAAATCATACGATCAATACAACTGGCTACAAGAATCGACGGAAGTGTTCCTCGACCGCGTCGAACTGAAACAACTCTTCGAACAGGCAGGCTTCATGCAAGTGGAAGTCAAAGCATTCGCGGGTGGGGCTGCTGCGATGCACCTTGGGAAGAAGTGGTGA
- a CDS encoding DUF2768 domain-containing protein — MWISFAGIGLFAISVLLVTVSRTKLKGIWQVLVSTLAFVCFIVASIIMVFIVMAGPSA; from the coding sequence ATGTGGATCTCGTTCGCTGGCATTGGACTCTTTGCGATCAGTGTCTTGCTGGTCACAGTCAGTCGGACGAAGTTGAAAGGGATATGGCAGGTTCTCGTATCGACTTTGGCATTCGTATGTTTCATCGTTGCGTCGATCATCATGGTGTTCATCGTCATGGCGGGGCCAAGCGCATGA
- the ndk gene encoding nucleoside-diphosphate kinase produces the protein MEQTFLMVKPDGVERGLIGEIIGRIERKGFIIREMKMMNVTEELAKAHYEEHAEKPFFGELVTFLTSGPVVALRVEGADVVAVSRLMIGKTKPLEAAPGTIRGDFANTMSENVIHGSDSVESAERELSLWFQGQPVNA, from the coding sequence ATGGAACAGACATTTTTGATGGTCAAACCGGATGGCGTAGAACGTGGATTGATTGGGGAAATCATTGGACGGATCGAACGCAAAGGATTCATCATTCGTGAAATGAAAATGATGAACGTCACAGAAGAGCTCGCAAAAGCACATTACGAAGAGCATGCGGAAAAACCGTTCTTTGGAGAGTTGGTCACTTTCCTCACATCGGGTCCTGTCGTTGCACTTCGTGTCGAGGGTGCAGACGTCGTCGCTGTTTCTCGTTTGATGATCGGGAAAACAAAACCACTTGAAGCAGCACCTGGAACGATTCGTGGTGATTTCGCGAACACGATGAGTGAAAACGTCATCCATGGTTCAGATAGTGTCGAGAGTGCGGAGCGTGAGCTTTCCCTCTGGTTTCAAGGACAGCCAGTCAACGCGTAA
- a CDS encoding asparaginase has translation MKSLLLIHTGGTIAMAQDHSGHVLPNDINPLDASLPRATDIANITTRHFANLPSPHMTPDIMLRLAHFIESELTKEHYDGVVITHGTDTLEETAYFLHLTLGAPVPIVLTGAMRSSNEVGSDGEFNLITALRVAVSEAARGKGVLVVFNGEIHSAFNVTKTHTSSVDTFKSVHFGNLGMVTKDHVYLFNTPLLKQTHMVTSLSKRVAVLKVSAGMEPDLLLAVKQLGYDGLVLEVLGQGNVPPSIVDAIAELITVMPIVIVSRCFNGIVQDVYGYTGGGQQLKELGVIFSNGLNSQKARLKLMVELEINASQLELEESFRVE, from the coding sequence ATGAAATCATTATTACTCATTCATACGGGTGGAACGATTGCCATGGCACAGGATCATTCTGGTCATGTCTTACCAAATGATATCAATCCACTCGACGCTTCACTCCCGCGAGCAACAGATATCGCCAACATCACGACGCGTCACTTTGCCAATTTGCCTTCTCCTCATATGACACCTGACATCATGTTGCGTCTAGCCCATTTCATCGAGAGTGAGCTAACAAAGGAACATTACGATGGCGTCGTCATCACCCACGGAACGGACACACTGGAAGAGACGGCTTATTTTTTGCATTTGACGCTTGGTGCACCCGTTCCAATTGTTTTGACAGGAGCCATGCGTTCTTCTAATGAGGTCGGATCCGATGGTGAGTTTAATCTGATTACGGCACTTCGTGTCGCTGTCAGTGAAGCTGCGCGCGGAAAAGGTGTCCTCGTCGTCTTCAATGGGGAAATTCATTCGGCATTCAACGTCACAAAAACGCATACGTCATCCGTCGATACGTTCAAATCCGTTCATTTCGGAAATCTTGGGATGGTAACGAAGGATCATGTCTACTTATTCAATACACCGCTTTTAAAACAAACACATATGGTGACTTCGCTCTCAAAACGGGTCGCCGTTCTCAAAGTCTCTGCCGGTATGGAACCCGACTTATTACTTGCTGTGAAACAGCTCGGTTATGATGGACTCGTCCTTGAAGTCCTTGGTCAAGGAAACGTACCACCGAGTATCGTGGATGCCATCGCTGAATTGATTACCGTCATGCCGATCGTCATCGTCAGTCGCTGTTTCAACGGAATCGTTCAAGACGTCTACGGATATACGGGTGGAGGACAACAATTAAAAGAACTCGGCGTCATTTTCTCGAATGGACTGAATTCACAAAAAGCGCGGCTTAAACTGATGGTCGAACTCGAAATCAATGCCTCACAACTAGAACTCGAAGAATCATTTCGCGTTGAATAA
- a CDS encoding heptaprenyl diphosphate synthase component 1, which translates to MEQHELRVDEIITALTTKQTTRLARHVDFPSIDREQISWLIDVAQHDTLDTEALVKAIHFAQVALRLHERVNETLRGSKERQLLVLAGDLFSSYFFEQLAGLPKEVLVSLGRTIQRVNEAKCALHEMNYASTEERVLLWLTAEFGLMQGLAAITKREWLTRQGRQIIQQQAEQLDLVAQKLLLSHLEQMAVA; encoded by the coding sequence ATGGAACAACATGAGCTGCGCGTGGATGAAATCATCACTGCACTCACCACTAAACAAACGACACGATTGGCTCGACATGTGGATTTCCCTTCCATCGATCGTGAACAGATCAGTTGGTTGATTGATGTCGCTCAACATGACACGCTGGATACGGAAGCACTCGTCAAAGCGATACATTTCGCACAAGTAGCGCTACGTCTGCATGAGCGTGTCAATGAAACGCTACGCGGTTCGAAGGAGCGACAGTTGCTTGTATTAGCGGGGGATTTATTCTCGAGCTACTTTTTCGAACAGCTAGCTGGGTTACCAAAAGAGGTTCTCGTTTCACTCGGACGGACAATTCAACGGGTCAACGAGGCAAAGTGTGCCCTTCACGAAATGAATTATGCATCGACGGAAGAACGGGTTCTCTTATGGTTGACAGCAGAGTTCGGATTAATGCAAGGACTCGCGGCAATCACGAAACGAGAATGGCTGACACGACAGGGGCGACAGATCATTCAACAACAGGCAGAACAATTGGATCTGGTCGCACAGAAATTACTGTTATCGCATCTCGAGCAGATGGCGGTAGCATAA
- the cmk gene encoding (d)CMP kinase, which translates to MMKKIQIALDGPAGAGKSTIAKQLAARLDYVYIDTGAMYRAVTLAALEQSLDLNDGEVLGELMKSLDIRLTPGENGQRVFIGDREVTDAIRSIEITNNVSFVARQKEVRAALVTAQRKLAERGGIVMDGRDIGTVVLPDAELKVFLTATVEERAARRHRENIARGMDSDITVLQEEIALRDKRDSEREVSPLRQADDALYLDTTEMTIDEVVVRLMELAEGVLK; encoded by the coding sequence ATGATGAAAAAGATTCAAATTGCTTTAGATGGACCAGCGGGTGCTGGGAAAAGTACGATCGCAAAACAATTGGCAGCGCGCCTTGACTATGTATACATCGATACAGGAGCCATGTACCGAGCTGTGACGCTGGCAGCACTTGAACAATCGCTTGACCTCAACGATGGTGAAGTGCTCGGAGAATTAATGAAATCGCTTGATATTCGTTTAACACCAGGTGAAAACGGGCAACGTGTCTTTATTGGTGATCGCGAAGTGACGGATGCGATTCGTTCCATCGAAATCACGAATAATGTCTCGTTCGTCGCTCGTCAAAAAGAAGTCCGGGCTGCACTCGTCACAGCACAGCGGAAATTAGCTGAACGCGGTGGGATCGTCATGGATGGGCGTGATATCGGCACAGTCGTATTGCCGGATGCAGAATTAAAAGTCTTTTTGACGGCAACTGTGGAAGAACGTGCTGCTCGAAGACACCGCGAAAACATCGCGCGTGGGATGGACAGTGACATCACGGTTCTTCAAGAAGAGATCGCACTACGCGATAAGCGCGACAGTGAGCGTGAAGTCTCGCCATTGCGTCAAGCTGACGATGCGCTATATCTCGATACGACAGAGATGACGATCGATGAAGTCGTTGTCCGCTTGATGGAACTAGCAGAGGGTGTCCTAAAATGA